One genomic segment of Planktothrix sp. FACHB-1365 includes these proteins:
- a CDS encoding DUF2202 domain-containing protein: protein MNNYKPIKNNLSTAFQGLIAGIILISNNMIFPGFFPSKALSQTALDAKIQQAMIDAINDEYRARAFYNAVIEKFGAVRPFSNIVQAENNHVNLWRNLFAQYGMAVPNDRFPGQISAPNTLKEACQMGVEAEIANVKMYDNFLTFVTQPDLKAAFTQLRQVSQERHLPAFERCQTQPNRGLRNS, encoded by the coding sequence ATGAACAACTACAAACCGATCAAAAACAATCTAAGCACAGCTTTTCAGGGATTAATAGCAGGAATCATTCTGATTAGCAATAACATGATTTTTCCCGGCTTTTTCCCTTCAAAAGCACTTTCTCAAACTGCTTTAGATGCTAAGATTCAACAAGCTATGATTGACGCGATTAATGATGAATATCGCGCTAGAGCCTTTTATAACGCCGTGATCGAAAAATTTGGGGCAGTTCGTCCGTTTAGCAATATTGTGCAAGCAGAAAATAATCATGTCAATCTTTGGAGAAATCTATTTGCTCAGTATGGAATGGCTGTTCCTAATGATAGGTTTCCAGGTCAGATTTCCGCACCTAATACCTTAAAAGAAGCTTGCCAAATGGGAGTAGAAGCGGAAATTGCTAATGTTAAAATGTATGATAATTTTTTAACATTTGTTACCCAACCCGATTTAAAAGCAGCTTTTACCCAACTGCGTCAAGTCTCTCAGGAAAGGCATTTACCCGCCTTTGAGCGCTGTCAAACTCAACCAAATCGAGGTCTTCGTAATTCGTAA
- a CDS encoding DUF4405 domain-containing protein, which translates to MKRKRRINPRTYMRGVVALALLISWSLVALTGFILWFAPHGQGAGRIAFLLGLSRHEWGDIHFLISLLALVVTMLHVILDWRSLKGLIRYLIGVNQ; encoded by the coding sequence ATGAAACGTAAACGCAGAATTAACCCCAGAACTTATATGCGAGGGGTTGTGGCTTTAGCACTCCTAATCAGTTGGAGTTTGGTCGCACTTACAGGTTTTATCTTATGGTTTGCACCTCATGGACAAGGGGCAGGTAGGATTGCCTTTTTGTTAGGATTAAGTCGCCACGAATGGGGTGATATCCATTTTTTGATCAGTTTGTTGGCGTTAGTTGTAACGATGCTTCACGTTATTCTTGACTGGCGCTCTTTAAAAGGACTGATTCGGTATTTGATAGGAGTAAATCAATGA